In the Mycoplasmoides gallisepticum genome, one interval contains:
- a CDS encoding DAK2 domain-containing protein — MASDTLTTKQLQSMFIEGYNVIFNRYEYINNLNVFPVPDGDTGTNMKITTKGGVDAISDLEFNSLQSLGKVFATGLFMNACGNSGVIFSQIIKGFTKSLPDGDEVGIKQLINSFKEAKEVAYSVIQSPVEGTILTVVRLTADQLVQKQDEISSVEQLFELATEFAKDALKQTPKMLPALKSANVVDSGGFGLVSFLEGMLTELTKDFSRLNNDKQFVNKKALSSKAEQELVEEGHGYCTEFLLKLGLKAKDDQTKIKFNEEKFKKEISKDVESLVLINDKEEGIVKLHAHTLTPDLVLKHAQPYGEFLKVKIENMNKQVTERKQDDSNLGQLANKPIDLLMDIDLSKIKDFKTETAIIATVPSRVLGKMIVQNYDVDQFIDTSATGNPTIKDFVKNIYSVKSKNVIIVVDDTNLLLSAKEAIALLKKHINCELISCQNFIEALSAISGYMRSDSLKSNVKVLHKIIKSTGSAFISTSVKNIKYPHLQVHKGDYIGVMKKKIIVSDSDIYKCLLDTVAQLIDEVKKPELVLIIYGKNTSSSEVRTIVKLISEKFGIYCEAINGSQKLYQYYIGVQ, encoded by the coding sequence ATGGCTTCAGATACATTAACTACCAAGCAACTTCAATCGATGTTCATTGAAGGTTATAATGTGATTTTTAATCGTTATGAATACATTAATAACCTAAATGTTTTCCCCGTACCTGATGGTGATACGGGAACAAATATGAAGATCACTACTAAAGGTGGTGTGGATGCGATTAGTGATCTAGAGTTTAATTCATTACAAAGCTTGGGCAAGGTATTTGCGACTGGGCTTTTTATGAACGCTTGTGGGAACTCGGGGGTGATTTTTAGCCAGATCATTAAAGGGTTTACCAAATCATTACCTGATGGTGATGAAGTTGGGATTAAGCAGTTAATCAATTCGTTTAAAGAAGCTAAAGAAGTTGCTTATAGTGTGATCCAATCTCCGGTTGAAGGGACGATCTTAACTGTAGTTAGATTAACAGCAGATCAGCTTGTGCAAAAACAAGATGAGATCAGTTCAGTTGAACAATTATTTGAGTTGGCAACTGAGTTTGCTAAAGATGCTCTAAAGCAAACCCCCAAAATGTTACCAGCATTAAAGTCAGCTAATGTTGTTGATTCTGGCGGGTTTGGTTTAGTTTCATTCCTAGAAGGAATGTTGACTGAACTGACTAAGGATTTTTCTAGACTTAATAATGATAAGCAGTTCGTTAATAAGAAAGCTTTATCATCTAAAGCTGAACAAGAACTAGTTGAAGAAGGGCACGGTTATTGTACGGAGTTCTTATTAAAACTTGGACTAAAAGCAAAAGATGATCAAACTAAGATCAAATTTAACGAAGAAAAGTTTAAGAAAGAGATTAGTAAAGACGTTGAATCTTTAGTTTTAATCAACGATAAAGAAGAAGGGATCGTGAAGCTTCACGCTCACACTTTAACACCTGATTTGGTCTTAAAACATGCTCAACCTTATGGTGAGTTCTTAAAAGTTAAGATCGAAAATATGAACAAACAGGTTACTGAACGTAAGCAAGATGATAGTAACCTGGGTCAATTAGCAAACAAACCGATCGATCTTTTAATGGATATTGATCTATCTAAGATTAAGGACTTTAAGACTGAAACAGCTATTATTGCCACTGTTCCTTCAAGAGTTCTTGGTAAGATGATCGTGCAAAACTATGATGTTGATCAGTTTATTGATACTTCAGCTACAGGTAATCCTACGATCAAAGATTTCGTTAAGAATATCTACAGTGTTAAATCTAAGAATGTGATTATCGTTGTTGATGATACGAATTTATTATTATCAGCTAAAGAAGCGATCGCATTATTAAAAAAACATATTAATTGCGAATTGATCTCATGTCAAAACTTCATTGAAGCACTAAGCGCGATCAGTGGTTACATGCGTTCTGATAGCTTAAAAAGTAACGTTAAAGTTTTACATAAGATAATTAAATCAACGGGATCAGCTTTCATCTCAACATCAGTAAAAAACATTAAATATCCTCATCTCCAAGTTCACAAAGGTGATTACATTGGGGTAATGAAAAAAAAAATTATCGTCAGTGATAGCGATATTTACAAATGTTTACTAGATACAGTAGCCCAACTGATCGATGAAGTAAAAAAACCCGAACTAGTTTTAATCATCTATGGTAAGAACACTTCAAGTTCAGAAGTAAGAACGATCGTCAAACTGATCTCAGAGAAGTTTGGAATCTATTGTGAAGCGATCAACGGATCACAAAAACTATATCAATATTACATAGGTGTGCAATAA
- the plsX gene encoding phosphate acyltransferase PlsX, giving the protein MWSDQRITKTISILHRCAIMFRIAVDCMGFENSVSEAVKAVIKYAKKHKDLSFVLVGDENQIRPLVENKKYLNYRIVHTTNEIGMSDSVLTAYRKKDSSMYLTIELLKNNEVDTIISAGSSSAYVALTYNLIGKIHHKIKVGFMSYVPTVTKRGFWFLDVGANKEYLGEELYYLGKMANTFITSVFNYQPRLGVLNIGAEKNKGFEYHQVVYNLLENDKTVDFLGFIEPRGLIKGECDLLVSDGYSGNLVLKSLEGALKSVGKILKKNYKINPLGALFSANVIYQITKTFDYKNNAGAVVLGLNKLVLKTHGSADAKQFYSTIRLAHESLLNNLIEKITKECSTFLN; this is encoded by the coding sequence TTGTGAAGCGATCAACGGATCACAAAAACTATATCAATATTACATAGGTGTGCAATAATGTTTAGGATCGCGGTTGATTGTATGGGTTTTGAAAACTCAGTTAGTGAAGCTGTTAAAGCAGTAATTAAATACGCAAAAAAGCACAAAGACTTATCCTTTGTTTTGGTTGGTGATGAAAATCAGATCCGACCGCTTGTTGAAAATAAGAAATACTTGAATTATCGAATCGTTCATACTACAAATGAGATTGGTATGAGCGATTCGGTTTTAACTGCTTATCGCAAAAAAGATAGTTCAATGTACCTAACGATTGAACTATTAAAAAACAACGAAGTTGACACCATTATATCAGCTGGATCATCAAGTGCTTATGTTGCTTTAACATACAATTTAATCGGCAAGATCCACCATAAGATTAAAGTGGGATTCATGTCATATGTGCCAACAGTCACCAAAAGGGGATTCTGATTCTTAGATGTTGGTGCTAATAAAGAATATCTTGGTGAAGAACTGTATTATCTAGGTAAGATGGCTAATACGTTTATTACTAGTGTTTTTAATTATCAACCTCGATTAGGTGTGCTTAATATTGGGGCTGAAAAAAATAAGGGATTTGAATACCACCAAGTTGTTTACAACCTATTAGAAAATGATAAGACCGTAGATTTTTTAGGGTTTATCGAACCACGTGGATTGATTAAAGGTGAATGCGACCTATTAGTTAGTGATGGTTACTCTGGTAATTTAGTGCTTAAATCATTAGAAGGAGCACTGAAATCTGTTGGTAAAATTTTAAAGAAAAATTATAAAATAAACCCACTGGGAGCTTTGTTCTCAGCGAACGTTATTTATCAAATTACTAAAACATTTGATTATAAAAATAATGCTGGTGCTGTCGTGTTAGGACTAAACAAATTAGTTTTAAAAACTCACGGATCAGCTGATGCTAAACAATTTTATTCAACAATTCGTTTAGCGCACGAAAGTTTATTAAATAATTTAATTGAAAAAATCACAAAAGAATGTTCGACTTTTTTGAATTAA
- the rnc gene encoding ribonuclease III: MENLEKNTKKKIKKPNNFKKNNKDKTEELKDKPTPRMFKMTPKSSKFLHQLGVTGRKHTEKPVPLNDPDYEKKIREIQAKEAKKIRSDEVVNNNSKKQNNNKQAKKKANKNKKQKGNNNNFQNNKKPENWKQKPAANNQVKAIPNSEKSTAKTAINLIIKRTFETLKQNNLIAPNLKQNPNKKDKPQQPNVAAKNNNQKEVKKPYNNFVNNQKNHNKNNAGNKGDNKQPTKPLNQSKLSKSTIVELPFTPNFTSNQPKPTQKEDSKKVKAKKAENSQPQESNKQVKKLEVKTNQQKQDQTKKKQPKENKNQQIKAVNLNNNQQKTNNNNQKNSVDKSENDNNKKKSEANQKQENLNPNNNNKKKEDSKNESNNIPLINKNISDQQIVKISNYIKDNYPVIYADLKEKNRLGFNSNLDDDKLIVYANYEDKDLELLLKKFKVVTNNIGLYEEALTHNSYANEMHLKYNYQRLEFLGDAIINKIVAEYLFNHSDSSEGEMTKDRIKIIQSNTLIKAATQLELINYIRVGEGLKIAPLSPKILEDIFEAFIGAMYLDQGEYAVRKILNYTIIGYYQKGQLTENTDYKSIFQEIIHSTGLNMKIHYERTYDRQKNLHTVSLYAGGIMYGEGKDSSTHKAEIKAAKEAISKFRGLLKLEK; this comes from the coding sequence ATGGAAAATTTAGAGAAAAATACTAAAAAGAAGATCAAAAAACCAAATAATTTTAAAAAAAATAATAAAGATAAAACCGAAGAACTTAAAGACAAGCCGACACCGCGGATGTTTAAGATGACGCCTAAATCTAGTAAATTTTTACATCAATTAGGTGTTACTGGAAGAAAGCACACAGAAAAACCCGTGCCGTTAAATGATCCTGATTATGAAAAGAAGATTAGAGAAATCCAAGCTAAGGAAGCTAAAAAAATCAGATCAGATGAAGTTGTAAACAATAATTCTAAGAAACAAAATAATAATAAGCAAGCTAAGAAAAAAGCTAATAAAAACAAAAAACAAAAAGGGAATAATAACAACTTCCAAAATAACAAAAAACCAGAGAATTGAAAGCAAAAACCAGCAGCTAATAATCAAGTAAAGGCTATCCCTAATTCTGAAAAATCTACGGCAAAAACAGCTATAAATTTAATTATTAAGAGAACTTTTGAAACATTAAAACAAAATAATTTAATTGCTCCTAATTTAAAGCAAAATCCCAATAAAAAAGATAAGCCGCAACAGCCAAATGTAGCTGCTAAAAATAATAACCAAAAAGAAGTTAAAAAACCATATAATAATTTTGTAAATAATCAAAAAAATCACAACAAGAACAATGCTGGTAATAAGGGCGATAATAAACAACCAACAAAACCTTTAAACCAATCAAAATTATCTAAGAGCACGATTGTAGAATTACCTTTTACTCCCAATTTTACAAGTAACCAACCAAAACCTACTCAAAAAGAAGATTCTAAAAAAGTTAAAGCTAAGAAAGCTGAAAATTCACAACCACAAGAGTCTAATAAACAAGTAAAAAAATTAGAAGTTAAAACCAACCAACAAAAACAAGATCAAACTAAAAAAAAGCAACCGAAAGAAAATAAAAATCAGCAAATTAAAGCGGTAAATTTGAACAATAATCAACAAAAAACTAATAACAATAATCAAAAAAATTCTGTTGATAAGTCAGAAAACGATAACAATAAAAAAAAGTCAGAAGCAAACCAAAAACAAGAAAACTTAAACCCAAACAACAACAATAAAAAAAAAGAAGATTCAAAAAACGAATCTAACAACATTCCATTAATAAATAAAAATATCTCTGACCAACAGATTGTTAAGATCAGCAATTACATTAAAGATAATTACCCAGTCATTTATGCTGATTTAAAAGAAAAGAATCGTCTTGGCTTTAATAGTAATCTTGATGATGACAAACTTATTGTTTATGCTAACTATGAAGATAAAGATCTTGAATTATTATTAAAGAAATTCAAAGTTGTGACAAACAACATTGGACTTTATGAAGAAGCGCTAACACACAACTCATACGCTAATGAGATGCATTTAAAATACAACTATCAAAGATTAGAGTTCTTAGGTGATGCAATCATTAATAAGATAGTTGCAGAGTATTTATTTAACCATTCAGATTCATCTGAAGGTGAAATGACTAAAGATCGTATAAAGATCATTCAATCTAATACACTGATTAAAGCAGCTACCCAATTAGAACTAATTAATTATATTAGGGTTGGTGAGGGATTAAAGATTGCTCCTTTATCACCAAAGATCCTTGAAGATATCTTTGAAGCATTTATTGGAGCTATGTATTTAGATCAAGGTGAGTATGCAGTAAGAAAGATCTTAAATTATACGATCATAGGTTATTACCAAAAAGGTCAATTAACTGAAAACACTGATTATAAGTCAATTTTCCAAGAAATTATTCACTCAACAGGATTGAATATGAAAATCCATTACGAAAGAACCTATGATCGACAAAAGAACCTTCATACAGTAAGTCTTTATGCAGGCGGGATCATGTATGGTGAAGGTAAGGATTCAAGCACCCACAAAGCAGAAATAAAAGCAGCCAAAGAGGCGATTAGCAAATTTCGCGGCTTACTAAAGTTAGA